In Equus przewalskii isolate Varuska chromosome 15, EquPr2, whole genome shotgun sequence, a single genomic region encodes these proteins:
- the MRPS25 gene encoding small ribosomal subunit protein mS25 isoform X2, giving the protein MPMKGRFPIRRTLQYLGQGDVVFKDSVKVMTVNYNTHGELGEGARKFVFFNIPQIQYKNPWVQIMMFKNMTPSPFLRFYLDSGEQVLVDVETKSNKEIMEHIKKVLGKNEETLKKEEQEKKQLSHPAHFGPRKYCLRECICEVEGQVPCPGLVPLPKEMTGKYKATLRAGAQD; this is encoded by the exons ATGCCCATGAAGGGCCGTTTCCCTATCCGCCGCACGCTGCAGTACCTGGGCCAGGGGGACGTGGTGTTCAAGGACTCAGTGAAGGTTATGACGGTGAACTACAACACGCACGGGGAGCTGGGCGAGGGCGCCAG gaaatttgtgtttttcaacATACCTCAGATTCAATACAAAAACCCTTGGGTGCAGATCATGATGTTTAAGAACATGACACCGTCACCCTTCCTGCGATTCTACCTAG ATTCTGGGGAGCAGGTCCTTGTGGATGTGGAGACCAAGAGCAATAAGGAGATCATGGAGCACATCAAAAAAGTCTTGGGGAAGAATGA AGAAACCCTCAAGAAagaggagcaagagaaaaagcagcTTTCTCACCCAGCGCACTTTGGCCCCCGAAAGTACTGCTTACGGGAATGCATCTGTGAGGTGGAAGGGCAGGTACCCTGCCCGGGCCTGGTGCCTTTACCCAAGGAGATGACGGGAAAGTACAAAGCAACTCTCAGAGCTGGTGCCCAGGACTAA
- the MRPS25 gene encoding small ribosomal subunit protein mS25 isoform X1 translates to MPMKGRFPIRRTLQYLGQGDVVFKDSVKVMTVNYNTHGELGEGARASFAGLLTVVIGSAGSSATPTAPDSIMLFSAWSRDSLSRSWREKAPRPLLVPVPSAVQLSPPGPCSKCQWPVLQPWASHRLGVSAGKFVFFNIPQIQYKNPWVQIMMFKNMTPSPFLRFYLDSGEQVLVDVETKSNKEIMEHIKKVLGKNEETLKKEEQEKKQLSHPAHFGPRKYCLRECICEVEGQVPCPGLVPLPKEMTGKYKATLRAGAQD, encoded by the exons ATGCCCATGAAGGGCCGTTTCCCTATCCGCCGCACGCTGCAGTACCTGGGCCAGGGGGACGTGGTGTTCAAGGACTCAGTGAAGGTTATGACGGTGAACTACAACACGCACGGGGAGCTGGGCGAGGGCGCCAG gGCTTCTTTTGCAGGGCTCCTCACCGTCGTGATCGGGTCAGCGGGCTCCTCCGCCACCCCCACCGCCCCAGACTCCATAATGCTGTTTTCAGCCTGGAGCAGAGACTCACTGAGCCGAAGCTGGCGAGAGAAAG CCCCCAGGCCTTTGCTTGTTCCTGTGCCCTCAGCAGTTCAGCTGTCCCCACCTGGACCTTGCTCCAAGTGCCAGTGGCCAGTGCTACAGCCCTGGGCTAGCCATCGTCTTGGGGTGTCTGCCGG gaaatttgtgtttttcaacATACCTCAGATTCAATACAAAAACCCTTGGGTGCAGATCATGATGTTTAAGAACATGACACCGTCACCCTTCCTGCGATTCTACCTAG ATTCTGGGGAGCAGGTCCTTGTGGATGTGGAGACCAAGAGCAATAAGGAGATCATGGAGCACATCAAAAAAGTCTTGGGGAAGAATGA AGAAACCCTCAAGAAagaggagcaagagaaaaagcagcTTTCTCACCCAGCGCACTTTGGCCCCCGAAAGTACTGCTTACGGGAATGCATCTGTGAGGTGGAAGGGCAGGTACCCTGCCCGGGCCTGGTGCCTTTACCCAAGGAGATGACGGGAAAGTACAAAGCAACTCTCAGAGCTGGTGCCCAGGACTAA